Within the Medicago truncatula cultivar Jemalong A17 chromosome 4, MtrunA17r5.0-ANR, whole genome shotgun sequence genome, the region TGATTTCAGTCCAAACCTGCAAACTAATACCTCAGCTCAAGTATGGTTGAAAATTCATGGTCTTTCTCAAGAATACTGGAGAAAGAGGATTATTTTTGCGATTGCAAGCAGTGTTGGCACCCCCATCTGTGTGGACTCTATTACAAGTAAGCCTGCTATTGAAAGGACTTTTGGCCACTTTGCTAGGGTTTTGATTGATATTGATCTGAGTAAGGAACTGAGATATGAGGTTCTTGTGGAAAGGAGAGGTTATGCTTTCTTTGTGGAGTTGGAATATGAGAATCTACCAGATTTTTGTGGTTATTGCCAGGCGGTGGGTCATAATGTTAGTGTTTGTAGGAAAGCTAACAAGAAACACATGGAAACAAATCAACATGTGGGAAACAGTGGAGCAGCTGCGGTGATGAAtgacaaaaataaaggaaaagctCCTCTGGAAAAACAGGACAACGTTTGGATCCCTAAAACAACTTCTGTTGTTGATTTAGAAGCTGAAAATCAAGACAAACAAATACATCTACAAGATGAGGGGAACAAAGACTCGGATGGTACAAAATCAAATGCATCACAGGCGCAACCTCAACCTGTAGCAATTGAAATCATTAGTAACTCCCCTGTTGTGGAAAGGGTGCAACCTGAAGTTCAGCAATCAGTTGAAGATGTTAGTGATAACAGCTCTCAAGAATCTGAATTTGTAGATGCTACTCAACAACACAATGATGATACGGATGATATTTCAAGTCAGGAGCAAGATTCAACTATCAGAACTCAGCAAAATACGCATTTTCTCAATCAATCATGGGCTAATCTTGCAGCTACTGATGAGGATTTGATCAGGCAACAGGAAGCGGAGCTAGTTGCAAAATTAGCTCAGGAAGCAGACATAGATGTGCAGATTTATCAGGAGGATCTAAACAATATAGAAGCTTCTAGATTTGAGTTGGTGACtaatagaagaaagaaaatccACAAGGCTAAATCAAATAAAGCAAGCAGCTCATACCTTACTAGGTCTAAGGTCCCAACTAAACTTTCTCAATGAAGTGCTTATATTGGAATATAAGGGGATTAGCTAACTCCCCATCAAGGTTAGcccttaaaaatttaattactgCTCATAAACCACATATTGTCATTATCTCTGAACCTTGGCTTTTGTTTGAACATTTCCCTAGACATTGGTTTCACAGACTGCGTTTTAAACTCTTTGCCCTAAATACTAGAAATAATCTTGATCCTAATCTATGGTGCTTGTGCCTCAATCATTTAACCCCTGATGTTTTGTCCATCACTGACCAACAAATTACTTTTTCCCTAAAAGACAACAACATAACTTTTGCTATATCAGCCATATATGCTTCCACCAACTACATACATAGGAGACAACTCTGGCAAACCCTAACAAACCTTCAAAACCAATACAATTTACCTTGGTGCTCTATTGGTGATTTCAACACCATATTGGGGTCTCATGAGCACAGGGGTACCTCAACTCCAGCTAGAGGTCCCATGAATGATTTTGCTGAATGGTCCAATCAAAATTATCTTTTCCATCTACCAACTAGAGGAGTGCAATTTACCTGGTCCAGTGGTAGGAGTGGACGAAGGCTCACCGAAAGGAGGTTAGACAGAGCAATATGCAATCAATCATGGTTGGATATGTGCTCCGCTTTAAATGTTTCCACTCTCTCAAGGCTGAAGTCTGACCATTTTCCTTTACTAATGGATTTTGAAACCTCTACAATCTCTTTTGCTTCACAAtttaaattcatgaatatgtgGAGTTTGCATGCTGATTGTAAAAATCTGATTCAACAAAGTTGGAATGAAACTGTTGTGGGATGCCCTATGTTTATTTTGAACCAAAAGCCGAAGAACCTCAAACAAAAACTCAAGATATGGAACAAAACAGTTTTTGGCAATCTCAACTCGATAGTTAAAGAAGCCGAACAAAAGTTGCTATACATCCAAGATGAAATTGACTCCAATGGTGCCACTGAAACTCTTCTTGAACATCAAAAAATGGCACAGATTTCTTTGGAGCATGCTTTAGAAATAGAAGAGGAGTTTTGGAGGGAAAAATCCAATAATGCTTGGCATGCTCAAGGAGACAGAAACACCAAATATTTCCACAGACTAGCCAACATCAAACACACATCCAAACGCATTGATTCTATTAAGGATGGGGAGAACTTGATTATTGAGCCAGACAAATTTCATCTCACATAACAAATcacttccaaaatattttttcttctaatttttctGTGCAGGATTTGCAGGTTGATGAATTAATTGATGGTGTGATTCTAACATGATAAATGAAGACTCTAATCATATTCTCACAATGCTTCCAACTCCCCAAGAAATCTTCCAGGCTGTTTGTTCTTTGAAGAAGGATAGTGCTCCAGGCCCTGATGGTTTTGGGGcaagtttttatcaaaattattgGGAGATTGTAAAGAATGATGTTATTAatgctgttttggaattttttacAAAGGACTGGTTGCTCCCTAACTTTAACTCCAATACCATTGTGCTTATACCTAAAGTTTCAGAGGCATTGACAGTAAATCAGTATAGGCCAATTGCCCTGGCCAACTTCAAGTTCAAGATTGTTTCTAAGATTCTTGCAGATAGGTTAGCTCCCATCATGAAGAACATCATCTCTCCTCAGCAGCGGGGCTTCATTCAAGGTAGGAACATAAGGGACTGTATTTGTGTAACTTCTGAAGCTATCAATCAACTCCACAACAAGTCTTTTGCAGGGAATTTGGCATTCAAAGTTGACATTTCTaaagcttttgacactttagaATGGAAGTTTCTGATCAAAGTTTTAAGTAGTTTTGGTTTCAATGACAGATTTTGCTCATGGATAAAAACCATTCTAAATTCTGTCTCTTTATCTATTAATGTGAATGGTAAACTGCATGGGTTTTTCAAATGCAAGAGAGGGGTCAGGCAGGGAGACCCACTTTCTCCACTTCTCTTTTGTATTGCTGAAGACGTTTTAAGCAGGAATATTTATAAACTGGTAGAACAAGGCAAACTCAACCTTATCAAAGGCACAAGAAACACTCCAGTTCCTTCTCATTCCTTATATGCGGATGATATTATGATATTTTGTAAGGGGAATATTTCTTCTGTTCATGCTCTAATGAATCTTTTTAATTCTTATGCTTTGGCTTCAGGACAGTTTATCAATCCTTCCAAGTCTACGGTTTTTCATGGTTCCATTTCAAATGCTAGACTGGAGCAGATTGTTAACTTAATTGGCTTTAACAGAGGCACCCTCCCTTTCTCTTACCTTGGAGTCCCAATTTTCAAGGGGAAGCCAAAGAAGTCTCATTTACAACCTATTGCTGACAAGATAAAATCTGAGCTTAGTGCGTGGAAAGCATCTCTTTTATCCATTGCAGGAAGAGTCACTTTAGTCAAGTCGGTAATTCAAGGAATGATGATACACACTATCTCTGTGTACTCTTGGCCCAcctcattaattaaatatgttgaGGTTTGGATTAGGAATTTTATATGGAGTGGAGATATTTCAAAGAGGAAATTGGTAACGGTTTCTTGGAAGAAAGTCTGTAGACCCTTTTCTAAAGGAGGGTTGGGATTGAGATCTTTACACACGGTTAATGAGGCTGCCAACTTGAAGTTGTGTTGGGATCTCAAAAATTCAATGGAAGACTGGGCCATTCTTTTACGGAGCAAGGTCTGCAGAGGTAACAACATCATTTCTCATCATATTTTCTCATCTATTTGGAGTAGTGTTAAATCTGAGTTCAATACCATCAATGATAATTGTTGTTGGATCATTGGTAATggggaaaaaattaatttctggTTGGATTCTTGGCTTGAGAAACCGATTGCTTCCATTCTTAACTTGCCTGAAACTGTTCACGGTAACTTAAAGGACAAGGTGTGTGATTTTTTGCACAACTCAACATGGCACCTCCCACAACATCTTCTAAATTCATTCCCCAATCTGGGGCATATTGTTATGCAAGTTACTCTTCCGAGTGAATCAAAGGAGGATAGTTTGGTTTGGAAACATTGTGCATCAGGGGCTTTATCTTTTAAAGACGCCTTTTTGTTCAAATATGGTTTAGGGCAGAATGTTTCTTGGGCTAAACAAATCTGGTGCACAGACATACCTCCCTCTAAGTCTTTGATGACTTGGAAGCTCATGCACAATAAACTATCAACAGATGAAAATCTAATGCTTAGGGGTTGTAATTTACCTTCAATGTGCTCATCTTGTCAAGCTTCTTCAGAAACTACCTTTCATCTCTTCTTTGAATGCAATTTTGCTACTAAAATGTGGTCTTGGCTAGCTTCCCTTCTCAATACTCCTCTTCAATTCAGCACCTCTGCAGATATGTGGTCTCCTCTTCAACTCAACTGGACTCCTCAATGCAAAGTGGTGATAACGGCCTGCATCATAAACTTGTTAAATGTTATCTGGTTTAGAAGAAACAACATCCGTTTTCAAGACAAAGTGATTGATTGGAAAACAGCCATCAATATGATTATCTCTAAAGTCTCACTTTCAGGTAacttaaccaaaaaaacatCAGCTGCTAATATGTTGGAGTTCACAATTTTCAAAGCCTGCAAGGTTAGCATCAAGCCCCCCAGGACCCCTCTGCTCAAAGAAGTTATTTGGGCTCCTCCTCTGAATTCTTGGGTTAAAATTAACACGGATGGGGCATCAATTAAAAATCCTACTAGAGCTGCAGCTGGTGGTATCTTCAGAAATTCGGATGGTGCTTGTTTGGGTGGATTTGCTCAGTATCTTGGTAGTGCAAATGCTTTGTATGCTGAACTGTCGGCAGCTATGAATGCAATTGAAATTGCTTCACTAATGGGCTTCTCCAATGTGTGGTTAGAATCAGACTCTCAATTGGTGATTTTGGCGTTTAACTCAATTTATGTGGTTCCTTGGGGGTTAAGAAATAGGTGGGAAAATTGCTTAAAACTTACTTATAATATGAGGTTTTGTGCTTCTCACATCTATAGGGAAGGGAATACTTGTGCAGATAAACTTGCTAACTTTGGTTTATCTTTGTCCTCtttggatttattttggtttgatTCCATACCTGCTTTTGTAAGCGAGGAGTACAATAGGAATAGGTTGGGAATGCCCAATTTTAGATATGTAACCTTTTGAAAAGGTTTGGTTTGGTCCCCCTTTTCTTCTTTgtactttttttctctctttttaatgAATTA harbors:
- the LOC112420759 gene encoding uncharacterized protein, producing MKCLYWNIRGLANSPSRLALKNLITAHKPHIVIISEPWLLFEHFPRHWFHRLRFKLFALNTRNNLDPNLWCLCLNHLTPDVLSITDQQITFSLKDNNITFAISAIYASTNYIHRRQLWQTLTNLQNQYNLPWCSIGDFNTILGSHEHRGTSTPARGPMNDFAEWSNQNYLFHLPTRGVQFTWSSGRSGRRLTERRLDRAICNQSWLDMCSALNVSTLSRLKSDHFPLLMDFETSTISFASQFKFMNMWSLHADCKNLIQQSWNETVVGCPMFILNQKPKNLKQKLKIWNKTVFGNLNSIVKEAEQKLLYIQDEIDSNGATETLLEHQKMAQISLEHALEIEEEFWREKSNNAWHAQGDRNTKYFHRLANIKHTSKRIDSIKDGENLIIEPDKFHLT